The genome window GCTCGGTGAATTTAGACATCAATTATTTAACTAATAATGCTTCATGGTCGCCATTTTACGATTTACGTGCCGACAATATCAATTCGCCAATTAATTTAATGTATAAAGCAAAAGTAGTTCAAAATACAGGAATTGATTGGAAAAAAGTAAAACTAACACTTTCTAGTGGCAATCCGAATCAAAATAATACAGCCCCTATTTTACAAGCTTGGTTTTTACGATTTGGTTATCCAAGAGTTTACAATAATAGTAATGCTGCAATGAATACTGTTGCTGTAAGAGGATATGCTTCATATGATAAAAAAGCAGAAATGGATGAATCTTCAATTTCAAATTATACTACTATCAACGAAAACCAATTGAACATTTCATTTGATATTGATATTCCGTATGATATTTTATCGAATGGAAAAGCACATAGTGTTGCTTTAAAAGATTTAAAACTACCAGCTTCTTACAAATATTACGCAGCTCCAAAAGTAGAAAAAGAAGCTTTCTTGCTAGCTGAAATTAGCGAGTATTCTAAATTCAATTTATTACCTGGTGAAGCAAATATTATCTTCGAGGGCATGTATGTAGGCAAAACAATGATTAACCCAAATCAAACTTCAGACACTTTGAATTTGAGCATGGGAAGAGACAAAAAAATCGCTATCAAACGTGAAAAAATTGCAGATAAATCGGGAACTAAATTCTTATCAGGTTACAAAGAACAAACGTTTACGTATGATATTACGGTGAAAAACAACAAAAAAGAAGCGGTTGAAATGTTGCTAAAAGATCAATATCCAATTAGTACAGATAAGGAAATCACTATCGAATTGTTAGAAAGCGGAAAAGCAAAAGTAAACCCAGAAACCGGAATCTTAACTTGGGATTTAAAACTTGCTGCAGGAGAAACTAAGAAATTTAGAATCAGTTATAAGATTAAATATCCAAAGGATAAGTTTATAGACAATTTATAAAAAAGTCGCAGTTGACGGTCTCAGTTT of Flavobacterium channae contains these proteins:
- a CDS encoding DUF4139 domain-containing protein, which encodes MKKIFVLTLFCFSAMVFAQKPIFTSAKIKSATVYSNSAELLQSASVTLPSGTSEIVVKNVADYVNENTIQIGAPANVTVLSVQFTRNFISEYEIDESNPIIKKVRDSIAIIEKEMGKIANEKVSYSKTIDLLDKNQTVAGQNSGLNVSELMKLVDYYRAKRNELSNLVDNLIEKEEKLRLRLSKLNSKLELNTQKQEKSSQGKLVLQVMTDVASSVNLDINYLTNNASWSPFYDLRADNINSPINLMYKAKVVQNTGIDWKKVKLTLSSGNPNQNNTAPILQAWFLRFGYPRVYNNSNAAMNTVAVRGYASYDKKAEMDESSISNYTTINENQLNISFDIDIPYDILSNGKAHSVALKDLKLPASYKYYAAPKVEKEAFLLAEISEYSKFNLLPGEANIIFEGMYVGKTMINPNQTSDTLNLSMGRDKKIAIKREKIADKSGTKFLSGYKEQTFTYDITVKNNKKEAVEMLLKDQYPISTDKEITIELLESGKAKVNPETGILTWDLKLAAGETKKFRISYKIKYPKDKFIDNL